In Lycium ferocissimum isolate CSIRO_LF1 chromosome 11, AGI_CSIRO_Lferr_CH_V1, whole genome shotgun sequence, a single genomic region encodes these proteins:
- the LOC132036406 gene encoding cytochrome P450 72A397-like produces the protein MKVVIIAILLSALLMIWVWRMVNWIWIRPRKLEKFFRKQGLNGHTYRILYGDTKEMAELTKQAKLKPIKLTDDILPRVLPFHHHTLNKYGNYCFAWIGPEPRIFVMEPELIKEIVTTNNIFKKPKPAPLVQLLVSGITSYEDQKWAKHRKILNTAFYAEKLKCMVPAMHKSCDDMVNKWEILLSKNKSCEIDVHPYFEDLTSNVISRTAFGSSYAEGTRIFHLQKELAELTRQAFQSVYIPGWRFLPTRTNRRMKAIDNELKDTLRKIVNKRERSMNLGEANDHQEDLLGILLRSNLKEIQEHGSKFGMTTDEVLEECKVFYFAGQESSSNLLVWTMVLLSVHQNWQARAREEIQQVFQNNKLDFEGLNRLKIVTMILNEVLRLYPPAPYFIRKANHETKLGKMNIPPEVNLVIPTIFVHHNKELWGDDVKEFKPERFSEGIAKATKNRLCFLPFSWGPRICIGNNFALMETKIALAMILQRFAFELSPSYTHAPTFVVTLRPQCGAHLILRKL, from the exons ATGAAAGTGGTTATTATTGCAATCTTGCTTTCAGCTTTGTTAATGATATGGGTGTGGAGAATGGTAAATTGGATATGGATTAGACCAAGAAAACTAGAGAAGTTCTTTAGGAAGCAAGGGCTGAATGGACATACTTACAGAATACTATATGGAGATACAAAGGAGATGGCTGAGTTGACCAAACAAGCAAAGCTTAAACCAATTAAGCTAACTGATGATATTCTTCCTCGAGTCCTCCCTTTCCACCATCACACTCTCAATAAGTATG GTAACTACTGTTTCGCATGGATCGGTCCAGAACCAAGAATTTTCGTAATGGAACCAGAATTAATAAAGGAAATAGTAACGACCAATAACATctttaaaaaaccaaaaccaGCGCCACTTGTCCAGCTACTTGTTAGTGGCATCACAAGTTATGAGGATCAGAAATGGGCTAAGCACAGAAAAATTCTTAATACAGCATTTTATGCCGAGAAGTTGAAG TGTATGGTGCCAGCAATGCACAAAAGCTGTGACGATATGGTCAACAAATGGGAAATTCTACTTTCCAAAAACAAATCATGCGAAATAGACGTGCATCcatattttgaagatttaaCGAGTAATGTGATATCAAGAACAGCATTTGGAAGTAGCTATGCTGAAGGAACAAGAATATTTCATCTTCAAAAAGAACTTGCTGAACTGACCCGCCAAGCTTTCCAATCTGTTTACATTCCTGGGTGGAG GTTTTTACCAACAAGAACAAATAGAAGAATGAAAGCAATTGACAATGAACTCAAAGATACACTAAGGAAGATTGTCAACAAGAGAGAAAGAtccatgaatttgggagaagcAAATGATCATCAGGAGGACTTGTTGGGAATTTTGCTAAGGTCCAATTTGAAGGAAATCCAAGAACATGGGAGCAAATTTGGTATGACAACAGATGAGGTGTTAGAAGAATGCAAAGTTTTCTATTTTGCTGGCCAAGAGAGCTCTTCAAACCTGCTAGTTTGGACTATGGTTTTATTAAGTGTGCACCAAAATTGGCAAGCTCGTGCTAGAGAAGAAATTCAACAAGTCTTCCAGAACAATAAACTAGATTTTGAAGGGTTAAATCGTCTCAAAATT GTTACTATGATTCTGAATGAGGTACTAAGGTTATATCCACCTGCCCCATACTTCATACGAAAAGCAAACCACGAGACAAAGCTAGGAAAAATGAATATTCCTCCTGAAGTAAACTTGGTGATACCAACAATTTTTGTTCATCATAATAAAGAACTATGGGGTGATGATGTTAAAGAATTCAAGCCAGAGAGATTTTCTGAAGGAATTGCAAAAGCAACAAAGAACAGACTTTGTTTCTTGCCTTTCAGTTGGGGTCCTCGTATTTGCATTGGCAACAATTTTGCATTGATGGAAACTAAGATTGCCTTAGCTATGATCCTTCAACGTTTTGCTTTTGAACTTTCTCCATCTTACACTCATGCACCTACTTTTGTGGTCACTCTTCGACCTCAATGTGGTGCTCACTTAATCTTGAGAAAGTTATAG